From Glycine max cultivar Williams 82 chromosome 11, Glycine_max_v4.0, whole genome shotgun sequence, the proteins below share one genomic window:
- the LOC100808950 gene encoding mitotic spindle checkpoint protein MAD2 produces MASRTVAKDIITLRGSAAIVSEFFGYAANSILYNRGVYPEESFVKVKKYGLPMLLTEDEGVKTFLANLTAQLSEWLEAGKLQRVVLVIMSKATSEVLERWNFSIETDCEVVEKGVSREKSDKEIMREIQAIMRQIASSITYLPCLDEPCIFDVLAYTDKDVAVPFTWVESDPKLIANPQMVKLHSFDTKIHKVDTLVSYKNDEWDEQ; encoded by the exons ATGGCCTCAAGAACAGTTGCAAAAGACATAATCACTCTTCGCGGTTCCGCTGCAATTGTTAGCGAGTTCTTCG GATATGCTGCTAACAG CATTCTTTACAACCGTGGAGTTTATCCAGAAGAAAGCTTTGTGAAGGTTAAGAAATATGGCCTCCCCATGTTGCTTACTGAAGATGAGGGTGTCAAAACTTTTTTAGCCAATCTAACTGCTCAGCTCTCTG aatggCTTGAAGCTGGCAAGTTGCAGAGGGTTGTCCTTGTTATAATGAGCAAGGCCACCAGTGAAGTGCTTGAAAGGTGGAACTTCAGCATTGAGACTGACTGCGAGGTTGTTGAGAAGGG tGTCTCGAGGGAAAAGAGTGACAAGGAGATCATGAGAGAGATACAAGCCATTATGAGGCAGATTGCTTCAAGTATCACTTATTTGCCATGCCTGGATGAACCTT GCATTTTTGATGTGTTAGCGTATACTGACAAGGATGTGGCAGTTCCATTCACATGGGTTGAGAGTGATCCAAAACTCATTGCAAATCCGCAAATGGTGAAATTGCATTCCTTTGATACTAAG ATTCACAAGGTTGACACACTTGTATCATACAAGAATGACGAATGGGATGAGCAGTAA
- the LOC100809497 gene encoding trihelix transcription factor GT-1 isoform X1 produces the protein MYLSEKPRPIDFYKEEGARDMMIEVVSNGDLPPPPPPPPMILGESSGEDPEVEIKAPKKRAETWVQDETRSLIGLRREMDALFNTSKSNKHLWEQISAKMREKGFDRSPTMCTDKWRNLLKEFKKAKHQDRGSGSAKMSYYKEIDEILRERSKNVQYKSPTPPPKVDSFMQFADKGIDDTSISFGPVEATGRPTLNLERSLDHDGHPLAITTADAVAASGVPPWNWRETPGNGGESQSCCGRVISVKWGDYTRRIGIDGTPEAIKEAIRAAFRLRTKRTFWLEDEDQIIRSIDREMPLGNYTLHIDEGMAIKLPLYDEPDHIPVHTEDKIFYTEDDFRDFLTRRGWICLREFDSYRNIDNMDDLRPGAIYRGVS, from the exons ATGTATTTATCGGAGAAGCCTCGTCCCATCGATTTCTACAAGGAGGAAGGCGCGCGCGACATGATGATCGAGGTCGTCTCCAACGGCGACCTCCCTcctccgccgccgccgccgccgatGATTCTCGGCGAGAGCAGCGGCGAGGACCCCGAGGTCGAGATCAAGGCCCCGAAGAAGCGCGCCGAGACCTGGGTCCAGGACGAGACGCGCTCTCTCATTGGCCTTCGCCGCGAGATGGACGCGCTCTTCAACACCTCCAAGTCCAACAAGCACCTGTGGGAGCAGATATCGGCGAAGATGAGGGAGAAAGGTTTCGATCGTTCTCCAACCATGTGCACCGATAAGTGGCGCAACCTCTTGAAGGAGTTCAAGAAGGCCAAGCACCAGGACCGAGGGAGTGGTTCCGCCAAGATGTCGTATTACAAGGAGATTGACGAGATCCTCAGAGAGAGGAGCAAGAATGTGCAGTATAAAAGCCCTACTCCTCCGCCCAAGGTTGATTCCTTTATGCAGTTTGCTGATAAAG GTATTGACGATACCAGTATCTCTTTTGGGCCTGTTGAAG CTACTGGAAGACCAACACTGAATCTTGAGAGAAGTTTGGATCATGATGGACATCCTCTTGCCATTACCACAGCTGATGCTGTTGCAGCAAGTGGAGTCCCTCCTTGGAATTGGAGAGAGACTCCTGGAAACG GTGGAGAAAGTCAGTCATGTTGTGGAAGGGTTATATCAGTTAAATGGGGTGATTATACAAGGCGAATAGGTATTGATGGCACCCCAGAAGCCATTAAAGAAGCAATTAGGGCTGCTTTTAGGTTGAGAACTAAACGTACATTTTGGTTGGAGGATGAAGATCAGATTATCAGAAGTATTGACCGTGAAATGCCTTTAGGAAATTACACTCTTCACATTGATGAAG GAATGGCCATTAAATTACCTCTCTATGATGAGCCTGACCATATACCTGTGCATACTGAAGATAAGATATTTTACACTGAAGACGATTTCCGTGATTTTCTGACCCGCCGGGGTTGGATATGTCTAAGAGAATTTGACAGCTACAGAAATATTGACAACATGGATGATCTTCGACCTGGTGCCATATATCGTGGTGTGAGTTGA
- the LOC100809497 gene encoding trihelix transcription factor GT-1 isoform X2 — protein MYLSEKPRPIDFYKEEGARDMMIEVVSNGDLPPPPPPPPMILGESSGEDPEVEIKAPKKRAETWVQDETRSLIGLRREMDALFNTSKSNKHLWEQISAKMREKGFDRSPTMCTDKWRNLLKEFKKAKHQDRGSGSAKMSYYKEIDEILRERSKNVQYKSPTPPPKVDSFMQFADKGIDDTSISFGPVEGGESQSCCGRVISVKWGDYTRRIGIDGTPEAIKEAIRAAFRLRTKRTFWLEDEDQIIRSIDREMPLGNYTLHIDEGMAIKLPLYDEPDHIPVHTEDKIFYTEDDFRDFLTRRGWICLREFDSYRNIDNMDDLRPGAIYRGVS, from the exons ATGTATTTATCGGAGAAGCCTCGTCCCATCGATTTCTACAAGGAGGAAGGCGCGCGCGACATGATGATCGAGGTCGTCTCCAACGGCGACCTCCCTcctccgccgccgccgccgccgatGATTCTCGGCGAGAGCAGCGGCGAGGACCCCGAGGTCGAGATCAAGGCCCCGAAGAAGCGCGCCGAGACCTGGGTCCAGGACGAGACGCGCTCTCTCATTGGCCTTCGCCGCGAGATGGACGCGCTCTTCAACACCTCCAAGTCCAACAAGCACCTGTGGGAGCAGATATCGGCGAAGATGAGGGAGAAAGGTTTCGATCGTTCTCCAACCATGTGCACCGATAAGTGGCGCAACCTCTTGAAGGAGTTCAAGAAGGCCAAGCACCAGGACCGAGGGAGTGGTTCCGCCAAGATGTCGTATTACAAGGAGATTGACGAGATCCTCAGAGAGAGGAGCAAGAATGTGCAGTATAAAAGCCCTACTCCTCCGCCCAAGGTTGATTCCTTTATGCAGTTTGCTGATAAAG GTATTGACGATACCAGTATCTCTTTTGGGCCTGTTGAAG GTGGAGAAAGTCAGTCATGTTGTGGAAGGGTTATATCAGTTAAATGGGGTGATTATACAAGGCGAATAGGTATTGATGGCACCCCAGAAGCCATTAAAGAAGCAATTAGGGCTGCTTTTAGGTTGAGAACTAAACGTACATTTTGGTTGGAGGATGAAGATCAGATTATCAGAAGTATTGACCGTGAAATGCCTTTAGGAAATTACACTCTTCACATTGATGAAG GAATGGCCATTAAATTACCTCTCTATGATGAGCCTGACCATATACCTGTGCATACTGAAGATAAGATATTTTACACTGAAGACGATTTCCGTGATTTTCTGACCCGCCGGGGTTGGATATGTCTAAGAGAATTTGACAGCTACAGAAATATTGACAACATGGATGATCTTCGACCTGGTGCCATATATCGTGGTGTGAGTTGA